From the Carya illinoinensis cultivar Pawnee chromosome 4, C.illinoinensisPawnee_v1, whole genome shotgun sequence genome, one window contains:
- the LOC122306261 gene encoding uncharacterized protein LOC122306261, giving the protein MGRLLTWAKYWYNTSFHASIQKSPFEVVYGRSPPTLVNYEKCTARNDEVENELLTRDEILATLQPYGQATLKRKLNLKLSKRYYGPFKVLGKLGEVAYRLELPPTSKLHPIFHVTVLKKRIGDPKLIVEELPKFDEEGQMLLQPRESP; this is encoded by the exons ATGGGGAGACTTCTTACATGGGCTAAGTATTGGTATAACACCTCTTTTCATGCTTCCATCCAAAAGAGTccatttgaagttgtttatggaaGATCACCACCCACTTTGGTGAATTATGAGAAATGCACGGCTAGAAATGATGAGGTTGAGAATGAATTGCTTACAAGAGATGAGATCTTGGCAACG CTTCAACCATATGGGCAAGCAACCTTAAAGAGGAAGCTTAACTTGAAGCTCTCTAAGAGGTATTATGGGCCTTTTAAGGTGTTGGGAAAATTGGGTGAGGTAGCTTATAGGTTGGAACTTCCTCCAACCTCCAAACTACACCCGATTTTTCATGTGACGGTATTGAAGAAAAGGATTGGCGATCCAAAACTCATTGTGGAGGAATTACCAAAATTTGATGAAGAGGGCCAAATGCTTCTACAACCAAGAGAAAGTCCTTGA